The Methanothermobacter tenebrarum genome window below encodes:
- a CDS encoding 50S ribosomal protein L2 yields MGKRVRSQRLGRGTPTYRSASHRFKAKIRYKSQEETLKGKVVDIIHDPGRTAPIAKIEYENGEEDYILAPESIRVGEEVYHGTSAPIKPGNVLELGEIPEGTPIYNIENQPGDGGKLVRSSGTYASLITHDIDKVVIELPSGELKALNPKCKATIGVVAGGGRREKPFLKAGKKYHALKAKGKKSVVVRGVAMNAVDHPHGGGNRQHPGKPTTVSKHAPPGRKVGSIAAKRTGKRR; encoded by the coding sequence ATGGGTAAAAGAGTAAGATCACAGAGGCTTGGGAGGGGAACACCAACATATAGGAGTGCCTCCCACCGATTCAAGGCAAAAATAAGATACAAATCCCAAGAAGAAACCTTGAAGGGTAAAGTAGTTGATATAATCCACGACCCTGGGAGAACAGCCCCCATAGCCAAGATAGAGTATGAAAACGGCGAAGAAGACTACATACTAGCACCAGAGAGTATTAGAGTCGGGGAAGAAGTATACCATGGAACCTCAGCACCGATAAAACCAGGTAACGTCCTAGAACTCGGAGAAATCCCAGAGGGAACGCCAATCTACAACATAGAAAACCAACCAGGGGATGGTGGGAAACTCGTAAGATCATCAGGCACTTACGCTTCACTAATCACCCACGACATCGACAAAGTAGTTATAGAATTACCATCAGGAGAACTGAAAGCCCTAAACCCAAAATGTAAGGCCACAATTGGCGTAGTGGCCGGTGGAGGGCGTAGAGAAAAACCATTCCTCAAAGCAGGTAAAAAATATCATGCTCTCAAAGCCAAGGGTAAAAAATCTGTCGTGGTGAGAGGCGTTGCAATGAACGCCGTAGACCACCCACACGGTGGAGGTAACAGACAACACCCAGGCAAACCCACAACAGTATCGAAACACGCGCCACCAGGAAGAAAAGTTGGTTCAATCGCAGCTAAAAGAACCGGGAAAAGAAGATAA
- the rplV gene encoding 50S ribosomal protein L22 — protein sequence MAKIKYAYKVEDEAKIAKATGFRLQISPKHAVEICRELKGMKLEEAKEYLKEVIQMKRPVPFKRYNRKVGHRRGLKGWDSGRYPVKAAKHILKVLENAEANAEYKGLDAENLKIIHISSHRGQPIRGWIPRAFGRATPFNRPTTHIQVVLGEA from the coding sequence ATGGCCAAGATCAAATACGCTTATAAAGTAGAAGATGAAGCCAAAATAGCGAAGGCAACCGGGTTCAGACTCCAAATCTCCCCAAAACATGCAGTAGAGATCTGCAGAGAACTCAAAGGCATGAAACTAGAAGAAGCCAAAGAATACCTCAAAGAAGTCATCCAAATGAAACGACCAGTACCATTCAAAAGATACAACAGGAAAGTAGGACACCGCAGAGGACTCAAAGGATGGGACAGTGGCAGATACCCAGTCAAAGCAGCCAAACACATACTAAAAGTCCTCGAGAATGCAGAGGCAAACGCAGAATACAAAGGATTAGACGCAGAGAACCTGAAAATAATCCACATATCAAGTCACAGGGGACAACCAATAAGAGGATGGATCCCAAGGGCATTCGGGAGAGCCACACCATTCAACAGGCCAACAACACACATCCAAGTAGTACTAGGGGAGGCTTAA
- a CDS encoding acetyl-CoA carboxylase biotin carboxylase subunit: protein MFNKVLIANRGEIAIRVMRACRELNIKSVAIYSDADKNSLFARYADESHPLGGSTPSESYLRVDKIIDIAEKSGAEAIHPGYGFLAENPKLGMECEKHGIKLIGPKSSVIEAMGDKIRARKLMKKAKVPVVPGTVEGVKDAEKAIKIAEEIGYPVIVKASAGGGGIGMRTVYEEDELVRAIESTQSVASSAFGDPTVYIEKYLEKPRHIEFQVLADEHGNIIHLNERECSIQRRHQKLIEEAPSPIMTPELREKMGAAAVRAAKHIGYTNAGTVEFLYSNGDFYFLEMNTRVQVEHPITEVITGVDIVKEQIRIAAGEELCCSQDEITIRGHAIECRINAEDPLSDFKPTPGRITGYRSPGGIGVRVDSGVYMNYEIPSYYDSMISKLIVWGRDRAEAIERMKRALAEYIILGVKTTIPFHKAIMRNEAFNRGELHTHFVDHHRKQIEEEMKRIVIEDKEMVTRLQSTFLPSKKVAAISAAIGNYMASNKKVL from the coding sequence ATGTTCAACAAGGTTCTCATTGCAAACCGTGGTGAAATAGCCATAAGGGTTATGAGAGCGTGCAGAGAACTGAATATTAAAAGTGTCGCCATATACTCAGACGCTGATAAAAATTCATTATTCGCACGTTACGCTGATGAATCACACCCCCTTGGCGGTTCAACACCATCCGAAAGCTACCTAAGAGTGGATAAAATAATAGACATAGCCGAAAAATCTGGTGCAGAGGCCATACACCCAGGTTACGGTTTCCTAGCCGAAAACCCAAAACTTGGCATGGAATGCGAAAAACATGGAATAAAACTCATAGGCCCAAAAAGTTCAGTTATTGAGGCCATGGGCGACAAGATAAGGGCGAGGAAACTCATGAAAAAGGCCAAGGTCCCCGTGGTCCCCGGTACGGTGGAGGGCGTGAAGGATGCTGAAAAAGCCATTAAAATCGCCGAGGAAATAGGCTACCCCGTCATAGTAAAAGCATCCGCCGGGGGCGGTGGTATAGGTATGAGAACAGTCTATGAGGAAGACGAACTTGTAAGGGCCATCGAATCCACACAATCAGTAGCATCATCAGCCTTTGGGGACCCCACTGTTTATATAGAGAAGTACCTTGAAAAGCCTAGGCACATTGAATTCCAGGTGCTGGCAGACGAACATGGGAACATAATACACCTTAATGAAAGGGAGTGTTCAATACAGCGCAGGCACCAAAAATTGATAGAGGAGGCACCCTCACCTATAATGACGCCCGAACTCAGGGAGAAAATGGGTGCGGCGGCTGTCAGAGCCGCTAAGCATATAGGTTATACTAATGCCGGTACTGTTGAATTCCTATATTCCAATGGGGATTTCTATTTCCTTGAAATGAACACAAGAGTGCAAGTAGAACATCCCATAACAGAGGTCATAACAGGTGTGGACATAGTGAAGGAACAGATAAGGATCGCCGCCGGCGAAGAACTCTGCTGTTCGCAAGATGAAATAACTATAAGAGGTCATGCTATTGAATGTCGTATAAACGCTGAGGATCCCCTATCAGATTTCAAGCCGACACCAGGTAGGATAACAGGTTATAGGTCACCTGGTGGTATAGGGGTTAGGGTTGACAGTGGCGTTTATATGAATTATGAGATACCAAGCTACTATGATTCAATGATATCAAAGCTTATAGTATGGGGTCGTGACCGTGCAGAGGCCATTGAAAGGATGAAAAGAGCCCTTGCAGAGTATATAATATTGGGTGTTAAGACCACCATACCATTCCATAAAGCTATAATGAGGAACGAGGCCTTCAATAGGGGCGAACTCCACACACACTTTGTAGACCATCATAGGAAGCAGATAGAAGAAGAAATGAAGAGGATAGTTATCGAGGACAAAGAGATGGTAACCAGGTTACAATCAACATTCCTGCCTTCAAAGAAGGTTGCCGCGATTTCAGCGGCAATAGGAAATTATATGGCATCCAATAAAAAGGTGTTATAG
- the rtcA gene encoding RNA 3'-terminal phosphate cyclase has product MLEIDGSFGEGGGALVRISTALAALTSTPIKIYNIRANRPKKGLSYQHLTAIKALAKITEAKLEGAEIGSTEIKFTPQKIKGGNFYFDVKTAGSIGLVLQALMIPAAFAEDKTTFKIRGGTDVKWSPPINYLENVTLPLLEKMGYKGKIKLLKRGYYPKGGGIIEARIQPIKRLKPIKLTKTRIKSIKGISHAGRLPLHVAERQARAAQKILQENGLDAEIRIEHSNDTLSPGSGIILWAEGNTRIGASSLGEKGKPAEIVGKEAAEELIRFLEEGAPIDKYMGDQIIPYMSIAGKSIIKTVEFSMHAYTNIHVTEKITGKKFKVKGDLGKPATIECP; this is encoded by the coding sequence TTGCTCGAAATCGACGGATCATTCGGTGAAGGAGGAGGAGCCCTTGTAAGAATATCCACAGCACTCGCAGCCCTAACATCAACCCCAATAAAAATATACAACATAAGGGCCAACAGGCCCAAAAAGGGCCTATCATACCAACACCTAACAGCAATCAAAGCACTAGCCAAAATAACAGAAGCCAAACTAGAAGGGGCGGAAATAGGATCCACAGAAATCAAATTCACCCCACAAAAAATAAAAGGTGGAAACTTCTACTTCGATGTTAAAACTGCAGGTAGCATAGGACTAGTACTCCAAGCACTCATGATACCCGCAGCATTCGCAGAAGACAAAACAACATTCAAGATACGAGGTGGAACCGATGTCAAATGGTCACCACCAATAAACTACCTAGAAAATGTAACACTACCACTACTAGAAAAGATGGGCTACAAAGGAAAAATAAAACTACTAAAAAGAGGATATTATCCCAAAGGTGGAGGCATCATAGAAGCAAGAATACAACCCATAAAAAGACTAAAACCAATAAAATTGACAAAAACTAGGATAAAATCCATAAAAGGGATATCACATGCTGGCAGACTCCCATTACATGTTGCAGAGAGACAAGCGCGGGCAGCGCAAAAGATACTACAAGAAAATGGATTAGATGCAGAAATAAGAATAGAACATTCCAATGATACGCTCTCCCCAGGCTCTGGTATAATACTCTGGGCTGAAGGCAACACCAGAATAGGGGCCAGCTCACTCGGCGAAAAGGGGAAACCGGCAGAAATCGTTGGAAAAGAAGCCGCAGAAGAGCTGATAAGATTCCTAGAAGAGGGAGCGCCGATAGATAAATACATGGGGGATCAGATCATACCATACATGTCAATCGCGGGAAAATCCATAATAAAAACGGTCGAATTCTCAATGCACGCCTATACCAACATACATGTCACAGAGAAAATTACAGGCAAAAAATTTAAAGTAAAGGGAGATCTCGGAAAACCTGCCACCATAGAATGCCCCTAA
- a CDS encoding biotin--[acetyl-CoA-carboxylase] ligase, whose protein sequence is MNYKVLEFLYENREKFASVGEMASKLGLEPDKVLEILKILEDRGYKFEKSDEGYRLKEPSDDLSPSKIKEGLETRYIGREIYCFDEVDSTNIIAKELAEDDASEGTVVIAKTQTRGRGRRGKKWISPRGGIWMSIILRPEIPPAKAPHLTLVTGVAVAKTLKREFGLDVGIKWPNDILIGDKKVCGILTEAHARFNTIEYIVVGIGIDTNVDVDLFPEEFREGATSLKRELGVDVDSVDLIRKLLVEFEKVYEDFKRGRFPEILNEWRRFSKTIGSYVEIRKQLGEIVRGEAVGVNSEGALILELDNGKLRKIVSGECIHLGR, encoded by the coding sequence ATGAATTATAAAGTTCTTGAGTTCCTCTATGAAAACAGGGAAAAATTCGCATCTGTAGGTGAGATGGCGTCAAAATTAGGCCTTGAACCTGATAAAGTCTTGGAAATACTTAAGATCCTTGAGGATAGGGGTTATAAGTTTGAGAAATCAGATGAAGGGTACCGGTTAAAGGAGCCAAGTGATGATCTATCACCATCTAAGATAAAGGAGGGCTTGGAGACACGTTATATTGGTAGAGAGATCTATTGTTTTGATGAGGTTGACTCCACCAATATTATAGCTAAAGAGCTCGCAGAAGATGATGCTAGTGAGGGTACTGTTGTCATAGCAAAGACCCAGACAAGGGGTCGGGGTAGGCGGGGTAAAAAGTGGATATCACCCCGTGGCGGTATATGGATGTCAATAATATTAAGGCCAGAGATACCACCGGCTAAGGCCCCCCATTTAACCCTCGTAACCGGTGTTGCAGTTGCTAAAACCCTTAAGAGGGAGTTTGGTTTAGATGTTGGGATAAAATGGCCCAATGATATACTTATCGGGGACAAGAAGGTTTGCGGTATATTGACGGAGGCTCATGCTCGTTTTAACACCATAGAATATATTGTTGTGGGTATAGGGATAGATACGAACGTTGACGTGGACTTGTTCCCTGAAGAGTTCCGTGAAGGGGCCACATCCCTTAAAAGGGAGCTTGGGGTGGATGTTGATTCTGTTGATCTTATTAGGAAGCTTTTAGTCGAATTTGAGAAAGTTTATGAGGATTTTAAAAGAGGCAGGTTCCCTGAGATATTAAATGAGTGGAGAAGATTTTCAAAGACTATAGGAAGTTATGTTGAGATCAGGAAGCAGTTGGGTGAAATTGTGAGAGGTGAAGCTGTTGGTGTGAACAGTGAGGGTGCCCTTATATTAGAATTGGATAATGGGAAATTGAGGAAGATAGTTTCAGGGGAGTGCATACATTTGGGTAGATAG
- a CDS encoding METTL5 family protein, which translates to MEYRILKKRHLEILLEKVPDYASPKAGLEQYKTPSAIAADILWFAYNLGDIHGKHVMDLACGTGIFAIGAAILGAGKVFAVDIDKEALEVAVGAAEELGVADRIQFIEADIRDSIMELSRLKVDTLIQNPPFGSQRMVKRGADRIFIEGSLRISPVVYSFHMMGSEDFVTGYFERIGGKITHKLYYRFPIPRIYNFHKKDFKVVDVIVLRIIRT; encoded by the coding sequence ATGGAGTATAGGATATTAAAGAAGCGGCATCTTGAAATTTTACTTGAGAAGGTACCGGATTATGCTAGTCCTAAGGCGGGTTTGGAACAGTATAAGACACCATCAGCTATCGCTGCGGACATTTTATGGTTTGCATATAATCTTGGTGATATTCATGGCAAACATGTTATGGACCTAGCCTGTGGCACTGGCATATTTGCTATTGGAGCTGCCATTCTAGGAGCTGGGAAGGTTTTCGCCGTGGACATTGACAAGGAAGCCTTAGAGGTTGCTGTTGGGGCGGCCGAAGAATTGGGTGTTGCTGATAGGATACAATTCATAGAGGCTGATATAAGGGATAGTATCATGGAACTTTCAAGATTAAAGGTTGATACTTTGATCCAGAACCCACCATTCGGGTCCCAGAGGATGGTTAAGCGTGGTGCTGATAGGATTTTTATTGAAGGATCCCTTAGAATTTCCCCGGTTGTTTATTCATTCCATATGATGGGATCTGAAGATTTTGTCACAGGATATTTTGAAAGAATTGGTGGAAAAATAACCCATAAATTATATTATAGGTTCCCCATACCAAGAATATACAATTTCCACAAAAAGGATTTTAAAGTTGTTGATGTTATCGTCTTGAGGATTATAAGAACCTAA
- a CDS encoding putative RNA uridine N3 methyltransferase produces the protein MYKRCLSIFIPDTLTEETRDPKIKTYKVGIIGRAAAIFRVDEIIIYRDEGKGEAKFIKDILAYMDTPQYLRRKVFPLTPNLKHVGVLPPLRTPHHPIGKPQVGEYRQGLTIKRTRRGTIVDIGADRPALTREKLTVNKILTFKVIKYGKNIIVEPEEPEDVYWGYKVKDTGKSLEEALKSERKDVVIATSKYGAPLTSILDEVKSRLEKAHEVAILFGGPYKGLPKTIKADFTLNTIPDQGTETVRTEEAVLATLSIFNIIGKIQSEEV, from the coding sequence ATGTATAAAAGATGTTTATCCATATTCATCCCAGACACCTTAACAGAGGAGACAAGGGATCCTAAAATAAAAACATATAAGGTTGGTATAATAGGCCGGGCAGCGGCCATATTCAGAGTCGATGAGATCATAATCTACAGGGATGAAGGTAAGGGTGAGGCAAAGTTTATTAAGGATATCCTAGCTTATATGGATACACCCCAATACCTTCGAAGGAAGGTTTTCCCTTTAACACCTAACTTGAAGCATGTGGGTGTGCTCCCACCACTTCGAACCCCACATCATCCAATAGGCAAACCACAAGTTGGCGAATACAGACAAGGACTCACCATCAAGAGGACCAGAAGGGGGACTATAGTCGATATAGGGGCCGACAGGCCAGCCTTAACCAGGGAAAAGCTTACAGTGAACAAGATACTAACATTCAAAGTAATAAAGTATGGTAAGAATATAATAGTAGAACCAGAGGAACCAGAAGATGTGTACTGGGGATACAAGGTAAAGGATACGGGTAAAAGCCTAGAAGAGGCTCTGAAATCTGAAAGGAAGGATGTTGTCATAGCAACATCCAAGTATGGCGCGCCCCTTACTTCTATTCTAGATGAAGTAAAATCCAGATTAGAAAAAGCCCATGAAGTGGCTATTTTATTCGGAGGTCCTTACAAGGGGTTACCAAAAACGATCAAAGCAGACTTCACCTTAAATACGATCCCAGACCAGGGAACCGAAACAGTAAGGACCGAGGAAGCTGTACTAGCAACTTTATCAATATTTAACATAATAGGAAAAATCCAATCAGAGGAGGTATAA
- the rpl4p gene encoding 50S ribosomal protein L4 encodes MKIKVYSLDGEPVDEIKLPKIFSEEYRPDLIKRAVISAQTARIQPWGSDPMAGKRTSAESYGAGRGIAMVPRIKGGQRAAFVPQAVGGRKAHPPKPYKNYHERINTKERRLAIRSAIAATANRELVKKRGHIIDKIPEIPLVVDDELSKIKKTKETRKIFKKLGIIDDIIRAKEGRKIRAGKGKMRGRKYRTPKGPLIVVHDDKGIRLGARNHPGIDIVRVENLNAELLAPGTHPGRLTVYTKSAIEKLDKLFKIGV; translated from the coding sequence ATGAAGATTAAAGTTTACTCACTAGATGGAGAACCAGTAGACGAGATTAAACTACCTAAAATATTCAGTGAAGAATATAGACCAGACCTCATAAAAAGGGCAGTCATATCAGCACAAACAGCAAGAATACAACCATGGGGTTCAGATCCCATGGCCGGCAAAAGAACCTCAGCAGAATCCTATGGCGCCGGCCGGGGAATCGCAATGGTACCCCGAATAAAAGGCGGTCAAAGAGCAGCATTCGTCCCCCAAGCCGTCGGGGGGAGGAAGGCACACCCCCCAAAACCATACAAAAACTACCATGAAAGGATAAACACGAAAGAAAGACGCCTAGCCATCAGATCGGCCATAGCAGCAACAGCCAACAGAGAACTAGTCAAGAAGAGGGGGCACATCATAGACAAAATCCCAGAAATCCCACTAGTAGTAGATGACGAACTCTCAAAGATCAAAAAGACAAAAGAGACAAGAAAAATATTCAAAAAACTAGGAATAATAGATGATATAATAAGGGCGAAAGAGGGTAGAAAGATAAGAGCCGGGAAAGGTAAGATGAGGGGTAGAAAATACAGAACACCAAAAGGGCCCCTCATAGTAGTACATGATGATAAAGGCATAAGATTAGGCGCGAGAAACCATCCAGGCATAGACATAGTAAGAGTGGAAAACCTAAACGCAGAACTATTAGCGCCAGGCACACACCCTGGCAGACTAACAGTATACACAAAATCTGCCATAGAAAAACTTGACAAACTATTCAAAATAGGGGTGTAA
- the rpl3p gene encoding 50S ribosomal protein L3 translates to MARHHQPRKGSLAYSPRKRAAKETPRIKSWPKVQELKPLAFAGYKAGMTHITMVDNRKNSPTEGMEITTPVTVIETPPITVMGVRAYEKTSRGLRTLADVLADNLKEDLERKISTPGDNYNKDAAIQKIEDNMDYIQEIRILVHTNPRLAALPKKKPEIFECAIGGENIQEKLEYALELLGEDIKVSDVFSEGEYIDSIAVTKGKGFQGPVKRWGIRIQYGKAARSSKGRHIGSLGPWTPSRTMWTVPQAGQMGYHRRTEYNKKILKIGEASEADQINPKGGFIRYGLIKNDHILLKGSVPGPAKRLIILRKAIRAPEKGVEAPQVTYISTASKQGT, encoded by the coding sequence ATGGCTAGACATCATCAACCAAGAAAAGGATCACTAGCATACAGTCCAAGGAAAAGGGCTGCGAAGGAAACACCCAGGATAAAATCCTGGCCAAAAGTCCAAGAGTTGAAACCACTAGCCTTCGCCGGTTACAAAGCCGGGATGACCCACATCACAATGGTGGATAATAGGAAAAATTCGCCCACAGAGGGCATGGAGATCACAACACCAGTCACAGTAATAGAAACTCCACCAATCACTGTAATGGGAGTTAGAGCCTATGAAAAGACCAGCAGAGGACTCAGGACACTAGCAGATGTCCTAGCCGATAACCTGAAAGAAGATCTTGAAAGGAAAATATCCACACCAGGAGACAACTACAACAAGGACGCGGCCATCCAAAAAATAGAAGACAACATGGACTACATCCAAGAGATAAGAATATTAGTACATACTAACCCTAGACTAGCAGCACTGCCAAAAAAGAAACCAGAAATCTTCGAATGCGCCATAGGCGGTGAAAACATCCAAGAAAAACTAGAATATGCACTAGAATTACTTGGAGAGGACATCAAAGTAAGTGACGTGTTCTCAGAAGGAGAATACATTGATTCAATAGCAGTGACCAAAGGCAAAGGATTCCAAGGGCCAGTGAAAAGATGGGGTATCAGGATACAGTATGGTAAAGCAGCTAGAAGCAGCAAAGGAAGACACATAGGATCTCTAGGCCCATGGACGCCTTCAAGGACAATGTGGACAGTCCCACAAGCAGGGCAAATGGGCTACCATAGGAGGACAGAATACAACAAGAAAATACTCAAAATAGGAGAAGCCTCAGAAGCAGACCAAATAAACCCAAAAGGCGGATTCATAAGGTACGGGCTCATAAAAAACGACCACATCCTCCTAAAAGGTTCAGTACCAGGCCCAGCCAAGAGGCTGATAATCTTGAGAAAAGCCATAAGGGCGCCTGAAAAGGGTGTTGAAGCACCCCAAGTAACATATATAAGCACAGCATCAAAACAAGGCACCTAA
- a CDS encoding TIGR03576 family pyridoxal phosphate-dependent enzyme has product MNMLIKGPEDEILKKEQAFKIIRSTLDEKGREALYDLTGLAGGFPIKKEDKKLLETYIGPAVYEEKLQKLALEHLGGEKAIAFNRTTSGILATIIALTKPGDKIVHYLPESPSHPSIPESAKIRGAEYLEFDNIKEFHTPPRTSLIFITGATMDHKITEIEEFKKIISLSKKKKIPVMVDDASGARIRTIIYKQPKAIELGADLAITSTDKLMNGPRGGILTGKTRLVNKIKTIAYKFGLEAQPPLIAAMVRALEEFEPSKILKAIKIRDEVHKKLKKAFKGFQKTPTGVMIRPEEIKKEIRRHNLKTRLSPKDTSYLWAMLLLQEYGIITIPAAGMPGASPTLRLDFSAPDAQRLKPDQITKILEETFQKLLDTIKEPTKAKTILGG; this is encoded by the coding sequence ATGAACATGCTCATAAAAGGGCCTGAAGATGAAATACTAAAAAAAGAACAAGCCTTCAAAATAATCAGATCCACTCTAGATGAAAAGGGTAGAGAGGCGCTATACGACCTCACAGGCCTCGCAGGCGGGTTCCCCATAAAAAAAGAGGACAAAAAACTCCTCGAAACATATATAGGACCTGCAGTATACGAAGAAAAACTCCAAAAACTTGCATTAGAACATTTAGGTGGAGAAAAGGCCATAGCATTCAACCGTACAACATCAGGGATACTAGCCACCATCATAGCCCTAACAAAACCCGGAGACAAAATCGTACACTACCTCCCAGAGTCCCCATCACACCCATCAATACCAGAAAGTGCCAAAATAAGAGGCGCAGAATACCTAGAATTCGATAACATCAAAGAATTCCACACACCCCCAAGAACATCCCTCATCTTCATAACAGGAGCCACCATGGACCACAAAATAACAGAAATAGAAGAATTCAAAAAGATAATCAGCCTATCAAAGAAAAAAAAGATACCAGTAATGGTCGATGACGCATCAGGAGCCCGCATAAGGACAATAATATACAAACAACCCAAGGCAATAGAACTAGGAGCAGATCTCGCCATTACAAGCACAGACAAGCTCATGAACGGACCCCGCGGCGGAATACTAACCGGAAAAACCAGACTAGTCAATAAAATAAAAACTATAGCATACAAGTTTGGCCTCGAAGCACAACCACCACTCATAGCAGCAATGGTAAGAGCATTAGAAGAATTCGAACCATCAAAGATCCTCAAAGCCATTAAAATAAGGGATGAAGTGCACAAAAAACTTAAAAAAGCCTTCAAAGGCTTCCAGAAAACCCCTACAGGTGTCATGATCCGCCCAGAGGAGATAAAAAAAGAAATACGAAGACACAACCTTAAAACAAGATTATCCCCAAAGGACACATCATACCTCTGGGCCATGCTACTACTCCAAGAATACGGAATAATAACAATACCAGCTGCTGGAATGCCAGGAGCATCCCCAACACTCAGACTAGACTTTTCAGCACCAGACGCACAAAGACTAAAACCAGACCAGATAACAAAAATCCTAGAAGAAACATTCCAGAAATTATTAGACACCATAAAAGAACCCACAAAAGCAAAAACCATACTAGGAGGCTAA
- a CDS encoding 50S ribosomal protein L23, giving the protein MDPYKIIIKPHVTEKTMNLIDQNNELTFIVNRGSNRSEIKTAFEELFAVKVERVNTQITHKGEKIAYIKLAKEHNAEDIAVKLGVF; this is encoded by the coding sequence ATGGACCCATACAAGATCATAATAAAACCCCATGTAACAGAAAAAACTATGAACCTAATAGATCAAAATAATGAATTAACATTCATAGTCAACAGGGGAAGTAACAGATCAGAGATAAAAACGGCCTTTGAAGAACTTTTCGCCGTGAAAGTTGAAAGAGTTAACACACAAATCACACATAAAGGCGAGAAAATAGCATATATAAAATTAGCCAAAGAACACAACGCAGAGGACATAGCAGTTAAACTAGGCGTATTCTAA
- a CDS encoding TIGR00288 family NYN domain-containing protein, translating to MRRFEKLTSIRDYIPIKKRESEDKNIGLLVDGPNMLRKEFSLDLDLVKKILSEYGNMRVGKVLLNQYASDKLIEAIVNQGFTPIVVAGDTDVYMAVEAMELIYNPNIDIIALMTRDADFLPIINKAKENGKHTIVIGAEPGFSAALKNAADDAIILKSEEKKPKE from the coding sequence ATGCGCCGTTTTGAAAAACTAACATCAATTAGAGATTATATACCCATAAAGAAAAGGGAATCTGAGGATAAGAATATTGGGTTGCTTGTTGATGGTCCTAACATGCTCAGGAAAGAGTTCAGCTTAGACCTAGACCTTGTTAAGAAGATATTATCAGAGTATGGTAATATGAGGGTTGGTAAAGTCCTCTTAAACCAATACGCCTCTGACAAGCTTATAGAGGCTATTGTAAACCAGGGCTTCACTCCAATCGTCGTCGCGGGGGATACTGATGTTTACATGGCCGTGGAGGCCATGGAACTTATCTATAATCCTAATATTGACATAATAGCTTTAATGACTCGTGATGCTGATTTTCTCCCCATAATCAACAAGGCAAAAGAAAATGGTAAACACACCATCGTCATCGGAGCAGAGCCCGGTTTCAGCGCCGCCTTGAAAAATGCCGCGGATGACGCGATAATATTAAAATCCGAAGAAAAAAAGCCAAAAGAATAA